The Deinococcus carri genome contains a region encoding:
- a CDS encoding TSUP family transporter codes for MPGPEVLLYGLPLAFLAGFIDAVAGGGGTITLPTLIFMGLPAAQVVATNKLLAIFGSASSTWQYWRKGHVERSLVLRLIPLALLGSALGAYLVHFVNPDAFRTLVGVVILGVGVLVLVNKRFGLEDRYPGLTPRTLALTLPGALIIGMYDGFLGPGTGTFLMFLFALVGFNLVRSSGNARTINFATNLGAFLFFLIGGQMVWWIGLPMGVANALGATLGARMAMLRGSGFVKVMYGVIVVLVAARLLMQ; via the coding sequence GTGCCCGGTCCCGAAGTTCTGCTGTACGGCCTCCCCCTCGCCTTTCTCGCCGGCTTCATCGACGCGGTGGCGGGGGGCGGCGGCACCATCACGCTGCCGACCCTGATTTTTATGGGGCTGCCCGCCGCGCAGGTAGTGGCGACGAACAAACTGCTCGCCATCTTCGGCTCGGCGAGTTCGACTTGGCAGTACTGGCGCAAGGGGCACGTGGAGCGGAGCCTGGTGCTGCGCTTGATTCCGCTGGCACTGCTGGGGAGCGCGCTGGGGGCCTACCTCGTTCATTTCGTGAACCCGGATGCCTTCCGCACGCTGGTCGGCGTGGTGATTCTGGGCGTGGGGGTGCTGGTGCTGGTCAACAAACGCTTCGGCCTGGAGGACCGCTATCCCGGCCTGACCCCCCGCACGCTGGCGCTGACCCTGCCCGGCGCACTGATCATCGGGATGTACGACGGCTTTCTCGGCCCCGGCACCGGCACCTTTCTGATGTTCCTGTTCGCGCTGGTCGGCTTCAATCTGGTGCGGTCCAGCGGCAACGCTCGGACCATCAACTTCGCCACTAACCTGGGGGCCTTCCTGTTCTTCCTGATCGGCGGGCAGATGGTCTGGTGGATCGGGTTGCCGATGGGCGTCGCCAATGCCCTCGGCGCGACCCTGGGTGCCCGGATGGCGATGCTGCGCGGCAGCGGCTTCGTGAAGGTGATGTACGGGGTGATCGTGGTGCTGGTGGCGGCGCGGTTGCTGATGCAGTAG
- a CDS encoding tripartite tricarboxylate transporter substrate binding protein, which translates to MKKVLSLALLSLFTPLAAAQGLGNLRIMAPASPGGGWDQTSRAIQTVLQNENIVKPVQVFNVPGAGGTIGLAQLYNAKGDGNLLMTMGLVMVGAIQTNNSKVDLSRVTPIARLTGEYEVVVVPAASPYKNMKDLAAAWKANPGAVAFAGGSAGGTDHMLVGLLAKEAGVDPRKMNYVPFSGGGETLAAVLGNQVAAGVAGYGEFEAQIKAGKLRAIGISAPKRQAGIAVPTFKEQGLNVDLANWRGIVAPPGISASEKAALVAALDKMHASKEWKDLLATRNWTDLYLSGSKFDVYLKLEANRTRNILKDIGLVK; encoded by the coding sequence ATGAAAAAAGTGCTGTCGCTGGCCCTGCTCAGTCTCTTCACGCCCCTTGCCGCCGCGCAGGGCCTCGGTAACCTGCGGATCATGGCTCCCGCCAGCCCCGGCGGCGGCTGGGACCAGACCAGCCGCGCGATCCAGACCGTGCTGCAAAACGAGAACATCGTCAAGCCGGTGCAGGTGTTCAACGTGCCCGGCGCGGGCGGCACCATCGGCCTGGCGCAACTCTACAACGCCAAGGGCGACGGCAACCTGCTGATGACGATGGGCCTGGTGATGGTCGGGGCCATCCAGACCAACAACAGCAAGGTGGACCTCAGCCGCGTCACGCCCATCGCCCGCCTGACCGGCGAGTACGAGGTCGTCGTGGTGCCCGCCGCCAGCCCCTACAAGAACATGAAGGACCTGGCGGCGGCCTGGAAGGCCAACCCCGGCGCGGTCGCCTTTGCGGGCGGCAGCGCGGGCGGCACCGACCACATGCTGGTCGGCCTGCTCGCCAAGGAAGCGGGCGTGGACCCCAGGAAGATGAACTACGTGCCCTTCAGCGGCGGCGGCGAGACGCTGGCGGCGGTGCTGGGCAACCAGGTCGCGGCGGGCGTGGCCGGGTACGGCGAGTTCGAGGCGCAGATCAAGGCCGGCAAGCTGCGCGCCATCGGTATCAGCGCGCCCAAGCGGCAGGCCGGGATTGCGGTGCCCACCTTCAAGGAGCAGGGCCTCAACGTAGACCTCGCCAACTGGCGCGGCATCGTGGCCCCTCCCGGCATCAGCGCCAGCGAAAAGGCCGCACTGGTCGCCGCCCTCGACAAGATGCACGCCAGCAAGGAGTGGAAGGACCTGCTGGCGACCCGCAACTGGACCGACCTGTACCTCAGCGGCAGCAAGTTCGACGTGTACCTGAAGCTGGAAGCCAACCGCACCCGGAACATCCTCAAGGACATCGGCCTGGTGAAGTGA
- a CDS encoding MOSC domain-containing protein, which produces MKVISVNVGQPTAIQVGNRSVVTGIRKHPVPGHVRVTAQGLEGDRVLNRKHHGGPDQAVYIYTREDYDHWTESLGAALEPGTFGENLLVGGLESAGVQVGERFRVGSVLLEVTAPRIPCGTLGARMEDAGFVKRFARARRPGFYTRVLEGGEVGRGDEVTREAVPAGAPTIAELFDLWYQATPERETLERYLTYPLAVRLRRNIEELLAQG; this is translated from the coding sequence ATGAAGGTGATCAGTGTCAACGTGGGCCAGCCCACCGCCATCCAGGTCGGCAACCGCAGCGTCGTGACCGGCATCCGCAAGCACCCGGTGCCGGGGCATGTCCGCGTCACGGCGCAGGGCCTGGAAGGCGACCGGGTGCTGAACCGCAAACACCACGGCGGCCCCGATCAGGCCGTGTACATCTACACCCGCGAGGACTACGACCACTGGACGGAGAGCCTGGGCGCGGCCCTGGAACCCGGCACCTTCGGGGAGAACCTGCTGGTGGGCGGGCTGGAGTCGGCGGGCGTGCAGGTGGGCGAACGCTTCCGGGTGGGCAGCGTGCTGCTGGAGGTCACGGCCCCGCGCATCCCCTGCGGCACCCTCGGTGCCCGGATGGAGGACGCGGGCTTTGTCAAACGGTTTGCCCGTGCCCGCCGCCCCGGCTTCTACACCCGCGTGCTGGAGGGCGGCGAGGTGGGTCGGGGCGACGAGGTCACGCGCGAGGCTGTCCCCGCCGGTGCCCCCACCATCGCCGAACTCTTCGACCTGTGGTACCAGGCCACGCCGGAACGCGAGACGCTGGAACGCTACCTGACCTACCCGCTGGCGGTGCGGCTGCGGCGCAACATCGAGGAACTGCTGGCGCAGGGTTAG
- a CDS encoding ATP-binding protein — protein MQGRLVRLHLLVLCAMTVVLAAVQTVSLYGEARERLGERAITTSRLVARLPVVVQGAAAGVQNPALNAQVNALRDEAEADFIVVGNRRGIRLAHPVPARLGQPMEGGDNVGPLAGREVVSVARGSLGVSVRGKVPIWQGGKVVGVVSTGYLMPQAWHLVITALLTLAPWFLLALALGTLGAVWAARRLRAEILNLEPEQITALVGQHRAVLAALREGVIAVDAGGVVTLASDRAAEMLPPVALPAPLAAVWPELAAHLAATGPLRQQNVELTLHGQPVLVNVEPLEGGFVASFRDRAEALALADELTHARGFVDVLRAQTHEYQNRLHVLSGLLQLGRPEEALRVLDAEIEQGAQFRQLLRDVQVPRLVALLAGKRERAQELGIDFQVAPESSLSPAWERHADTLVTAVGNLTENAFEALGGRPGRVTILIGEDPEGAQIEVEDSGPGVPPEVAARLFTRGASSKGEGRGYGLAGVGDRVRALGGAVRYVRRGSHTVFQVNLPPPVAAAPLESA, from the coding sequence TTGCAGGGCCGCCTCGTGCGCCTGCACCTGCTGGTCCTGTGTGCGATGACGGTGGTCCTGGCCGCCGTGCAGACCGTGTCCCTCTACGGGGAGGCCCGCGAGCGTCTGGGCGAGCGGGCCATCACCACCAGCCGCCTGGTGGCGCGGCTCCCCGTGGTGGTGCAGGGGGCGGCGGCGGGCGTGCAGAACCCGGCGCTGAATGCCCAGGTCAATGCCCTGCGTGACGAGGCCGAGGCGGACTTCATCGTGGTCGGCAACCGCCGGGGCATCCGGCTGGCCCACCCGGTGCCGGCTCGCCTGGGGCAGCCGATGGAGGGCGGCGACAACGTGGGGCCGCTGGCGGGCCGCGAGGTCGTGAGCGTGGCGCGCGGCAGCCTGGGCGTGAGCGTGCGCGGCAAGGTGCCCATCTGGCAGGGGGGCAAGGTGGTGGGCGTGGTCAGCACCGGCTACCTGATGCCGCAGGCCTGGCATCTGGTCATCACGGCGCTGCTGACCCTGGCCCCCTGGTTCCTGCTGGCGCTGGCGCTGGGAACACTGGGGGCGGTGTGGGCGGCACGGCGACTGCGCGCCGAGATTCTGAACCTCGAACCCGAGCAGATCACGGCGCTGGTGGGGCAGCACCGGGCGGTTCTCGCGGCGCTGCGCGAGGGGGTGATCGCCGTGGACGCGGGCGGCGTGGTGACGCTGGCAAGCGACCGCGCCGCCGAGATGCTGCCCCCCGTGGCCCTCCCGGCCCCGCTGGCCGCCGTCTGGCCCGAACTCGCCGCGCATCTGGCGGCCACCGGCCCCCTGCGGCAGCAGAACGTGGAACTCACCCTGCACGGCCAGCCGGTACTGGTCAACGTGGAGCCGCTGGAGGGCGGGTTCGTCGCCAGTTTCCGCGACCGGGCCGAGGCGCTGGCCCTGGCCGACGAACTCACCCACGCCCGCGGCTTCGTGGACGTGCTGCGCGCGCAGACCCACGAGTACCAGAACCGCCTGCACGTCCTTTCCGGGCTGCTGCAACTTGGCCGCCCCGAGGAGGCGCTGCGCGTGCTGGACGCCGAGATCGAGCAGGGCGCGCAGTTTCGCCAACTTCTGCGTGACGTGCAGGTGCCCCGGCTGGTGGCCCTGCTGGCGGGCAAGCGCGAGCGCGCGCAGGAACTGGGCATCGACTTTCAGGTCGCGCCGGAAAGCAGCCTCTCGCCCGCCTGGGAGCGGCACGCCGACACGCTGGTCACGGCGGTGGGCAACCTCACCGAGAACGCCTTCGAGGCGCTGGGGGGGCGGCCCGGCCGCGTCACCATCCTGATCGGGGAGGACCCCGAGGGCGCGCAGATCGAGGTCGAGGACAGTGGCCCCGGCGTGCCGCCGGAGGTGGCGGCCCGGCTCTTCACGCGGGGCGCGAGCAGCAAGGGCGAGGGGCGCGGCTACGGCCTGGCGGGTGTAGGCGACCGGGTGCGGGCGCTGGGCGGCGCGGTGCGCTATGTCCGGCGGGGGAGCCACACGGTCTTTCAGGTCAACCTGCCCCCACCGGTGGCCGCCGCCCCCCTGGAGAGCGCATGA
- a CDS encoding 50S ribosomal protein L11 methyltransferase, which translates to MLVYHLPGTLDTREADLDLLWEAGATGLEERAGVIRAYFDARSDLPVPISDGEWREEADQDWLAEFKRTLRPVRAGRVTIVPPWLREEVEAGQLPLVIEPGMAFGTGHHATTRLAVEALSGLNLVALGPDGRGARVLDVGTGSGVLAIAAALLGARFAYGVDIDPITIPIARENAGENGVPPGRVRFAEGTLGEEAATFPEEGVDAYDVVVANLYAELHDLLAGEYLAELVPGGPLVLTGILTVKLPLVRAALEREGFGDVRETLDGEWALVTARAPLA; encoded by the coding sequence ATGCTCGTGTACCACCTGCCCGGCACGCTCGACACCCGTGAAGCCGACCTCGACCTGCTGTGGGAGGCGGGCGCGACGGGGCTGGAGGAACGTGCGGGCGTCATCCGCGCCTACTTCGACGCCCGGAGCGACCTGCCCGTTCCCATCTCCGACGGCGAGTGGCGCGAGGAGGCCGACCAGGACTGGCTGGCGGAGTTCAAACGCACGCTGCGCCCGGTGCGCGCGGGCCGCGTGACCATCGTGCCGCCCTGGCTGCGGGAGGAGGTGGAGGCCGGGCAACTGCCGCTGGTGATTGAGCCGGGCATGGCCTTCGGCACGGGCCACCACGCGACCACCCGCCTGGCGGTGGAGGCCCTCTCGGGGCTGAACCTCGTGGCGCTGGGGCCGGATGGCAGGGGCGCGCGTGTGCTGGACGTGGGCACCGGCAGCGGCGTGCTGGCGATTGCCGCCGCGCTGCTGGGAGCACGCTTCGCCTACGGGGTGGACATCGACCCGATCACCATTCCGATTGCGCGGGAGAATGCCGGGGAGAACGGGGTGCCACCGGGGCGCGTGCGCTTCGCGGAGGGCACGCTGGGCGAGGAGGCCGCCACCTTTCCGGAGGAGGGCGTGGACGCCTACGACGTGGTCGTGGCGAACCTCTACGCCGAGCTGCACGACCTGCTGGCGGGCGAGTACCTCGCGGAACTGGTGCCCGGCGGGCCGCTGGTTCTGACCGGCATCCTGACCGTCAAGCTGCCGCTGGTACGCGCGGCACTGGAACGCGAGGGCTTCGGTGACGTGCGGGAAACGCTGGACGGCGAGTGGGCGCTGGTGACGGCCCGCGCGCCGCTCGCGTGA
- a CDS encoding response regulator — protein MTRVRVLLVEDDLRVARVNRDLLERDPDVHVVGSAATLAQADALAQALAPDLILLDVYLPDGSGLGLLRHWRAQGRTTDVALITAADDEASVRTALAQGAFDYLIKPFTGARLAEVIARHRARRTPRGTLDQSHLDRLLGVGGASPEPLPRGIDPHTLERVAQVLEGTGDALSAEEVGDRTHLSRVTAWRYLEHLVRVGRATLDHQYGLTGRPAKLYRARAGEAPAGERHEPED, from the coding sequence ATGACCCGCGTGCGCGTGCTGCTGGTCGAGGACGATCTGCGGGTCGCCCGCGTGAACCGCGACCTGCTGGAGCGCGACCCCGACGTGCATGTGGTGGGGAGCGCGGCCACGCTCGCGCAGGCGGATGCCCTGGCGCAGGCGCTCGCGCCCGACCTGATCCTGCTCGACGTGTACCTGCCCGACGGGAGCGGGCTGGGTCTGCTGCGCCACTGGCGCGCCCAGGGCCGCACGACCGACGTGGCCCTGATCACCGCCGCCGACGACGAGGCCTCGGTGAGGACAGCCCTCGCGCAGGGGGCCTTCGACTACCTGATCAAGCCCTTCACGGGGGCCAGGCTCGCGGAGGTGATCGCCCGGCACCGCGCGCGCCGCACGCCCCGCGGCACCCTCGACCAGTCGCACCTCGACCGGCTGCTGGGGGTGGGCGGCGCTTCCCCCGAACCGCTCCCGCGCGGCATCGACCCCCATACCCTGGAACGGGTCGCGCAGGTGCTGGAGGGCACCGGGGACGCCCTGAGCGCCGAGGAGGTCGGCGACCGGACGCACCTGTCGCGGGTGACGGCCTGGCGCTACCTCGAACATCTGGTGCGGGTGGGCCGCGCCACCCTCGACCACCAGTACGGCCTGACCGGGCGGCCCGCCAAGCTGTACCGGGCACGCGCCGGGGAGGCTCCCGCGGGCGAGCGGCACGAGCCGGAGGACTGA
- a CDS encoding 16S rRNA (uracil(1498)-N(3))-methyltransferase: MAPHRVRVEALAPEMLLGPRETRHLHVLRLNPGDAVRVFDGQGAEAGATLTLLEEGRAVLTLGERLAGAAETPQPVTLAVALLKGDKLADVVRAATELGAARVQLLVTRHADAREIGAQKLQRLRRVAEEASKQSRRAVTPEVLPPLPLAEFAWEGTLFVAQPGSVARLTDHLNWDAPVTVLTGPEGGLAEAEVAALTARGAVAVTLGPRILRAETAPLALLGALVATGV, from the coding sequence ATGGCCCCCCACCGCGTCCGGGTGGAGGCCCTGGCCCCCGAGATGCTCCTCGGCCCGCGCGAAACCCGCCACCTGCACGTGCTGCGCCTGAATCCCGGCGACGCGGTGCGCGTGTTCGACGGCCAGGGGGCCGAGGCGGGGGCCACCCTCACGCTGCTGGAGGAGGGCCGGGCGGTGCTGACGCTGGGCGAACGTCTGGCCGGGGCCGCCGAGACGCCCCAGCCGGTCACGCTGGCGGTGGCGCTGCTCAAGGGTGACAAGCTGGCCGACGTGGTGCGCGCGGCCACCGAACTGGGCGCGGCGCGTGTCCAGCTGCTCGTCACCCGCCACGCCGACGCCCGCGAAATCGGGGCGCAGAAGCTCCAGCGATTGCGCCGCGTGGCCGAGGAGGCCAGCAAGCAGTCGCGCCGCGCGGTTACGCCGGAGGTGCTGCCGCCGCTGCCCCTGGCCGAGTTCGCCTGGGAAGGCACCCTCTTCGTCGCGCAACCCGGCAGCGTGGCCCGCCTCACCGACCACCTGAACTGGGACGCGCCCGTGACCGTGCTGACCGGCCCCGAGGGCGGCCTCGCGGAGGCGGAAGTGGCCGCCCTGACGGCCAGAGGAGCCGTCGCCGTGACCCTCGGCCCCCGCATCCTGCGCGCGGAGACGGCCCCGCTGGCGCTGCTGGGGGCGCTGGTGGCGACGGGGGTGTAG
- a CDS encoding inorganic pyrophosphatase: MTRLAERPPREGPREGVVEWTRGTLERFVWRGGEVVPYRTEPWPAPVNYGCLPGILNPADGAEVDAVWLGEPRPVGERVRATPAGLLHLADGDHKVVFGPLEEHHGGDLLALLAWFPPERGARLEGAQAAEDWLASLPGES, encoded by the coding sequence GTGACCAGGCTGGCAGAGCGGCCGCCGCGGGAAGGCCCACGCGAAGGGGTGGTGGAGTGGACGCGCGGCACGCTGGAGCGCTTTGTCTGGCGCGGCGGCGAGGTCGTGCCCTACCGCACCGAACCCTGGCCCGCCCCGGTGAACTACGGGTGCCTGCCCGGCATCCTGAATCCGGCAGACGGCGCGGAGGTGGACGCCGTGTGGCTGGGAGAACCGCGGCCCGTGGGCGAACGGGTCCGGGCCACCCCCGCGGGCCTGCTGCACCTGGCCGACGGCGACCACAAGGTGGTGTTCGGCCCGCTGGAAGAGCATCACGGGGGCGACCTGCTGGCCCTGCTCGCGTGGTTCCCCCCGGAGCGCGGCGCGCGGCTGGAGGGCGCACAGGCGGCGGAAGACTGGCTAGCGTCGCTGCCCGGCGAAAGCTAG
- a CDS encoding phospholipase D-like domain-containing protein: protein MRVPPRHRLTAWVLTLLALLAGPWPDARARGPAFAAGLEVVSGSLPPVNRAALDGLGLNTCPPPQAPLDRLLYDRTRGQGAALSCGNRVEGLLHFPNADPAYSTQPQTPHGGFDELEAQLRQTRRELLIANMIWDDGPGAPGAQVARAIAALRRDVAEHPERHPGGMTVRVMLGNSVRLDALLDPTASAYSAARHLLEAGVPLTGDTVPGWRLELANYAYLVPHSHVKLVVQDGETVLAGGFNISFFHVPAGAPGGQGLDLTDLGLRVRGPVARHAVATFHDAWALSRLLTCQKTPTPLTLRRDCTFSQPAAPSPLAWAAPAPATGEARVYPLYRRNGYTDADDAVTALFGAARGRIDVMQSQVSGTLGCTGDLFAEEGCPPALQLPVWRAAVRAVRDRGVTLRLLLDYDPLLQAETLALLRGLHAELAPLGLADHVQARWYGTAGGLHTKAALVDGQMLLVGSQNLHYSSFGRLGLSDYNLATSDAGAVDEYRRMFAFEWARSQAIQPPWWLPAGGGRDTRPQRPGPEDLGVPAGDP from the coding sequence ATGCGCGTGCCCCCTCGCCACCGCCTGACCGCCTGGGTGCTGACCCTGCTGGCGCTGCTGGCGGGACCCTGGCCGGACGCGCGGGCGCGGGGACCGGCCTTTGCGGCGGGGCTGGAGGTGGTCAGCGGCAGCCTGCCCCCGGTGAACCGGGCCGCGCTGGACGGCCTGGGGCTGAACACCTGCCCACCGCCCCAGGCCCCGCTGGACCGCCTGCTGTATGACCGCACGCGGGGACAGGGCGCGGCGCTGAGCTGCGGCAACCGGGTGGAGGGCCTGCTGCATTTCCCGAACGCCGACCCCGCCTACAGCACCCAGCCGCAGACCCCCCACGGCGGCTTCGACGAGCTGGAAGCCCAGCTCCGCCAGACCCGCCGTGAACTCCTGATCGCCAACATGATCTGGGACGACGGCCCGGGCGCACCGGGTGCCCAGGTCGCCCGCGCCATCGCGGCCCTGCGGCGGGACGTGGCCGAACACCCGGAGCGCCATCCGGGGGGCATGACCGTGCGGGTGATGCTGGGCAACTCGGTGCGCCTGGACGCCCTGCTCGACCCCACCGCGAGTGCCTACAGCGCCGCGCGGCATCTGTTGGAGGCGGGCGTGCCCCTGACGGGCGACACGGTGCCCGGCTGGCGGCTGGAACTCGCCAACTACGCCTACCTGGTGCCGCACAGCCACGTGAAGCTGGTGGTGCAGGACGGCGAGACGGTGCTGGCAGGCGGCTTCAACATCAGCTTTTTCCACGTGCCCGCGGGCGCGCCGGGCGGGCAGGGCCTGGACCTCACCGACCTGGGGCTGCGGGTGCGCGGACCGGTGGCGCGCCACGCGGTCGCCACCTTTCACGATGCCTGGGCGCTCAGCCGCCTGCTGACCTGCCAGAAAACGCCGACCCCCCTCACCCTGCGCCGCGACTGCACCTTCAGCCAGCCCGCCGCGCCGTCGCCCCTGGCCTGGGCCGCCCCCGCCCCCGCCACCGGTGAGGCCCGCGTCTACCCCCTCTACCGCCGCAACGGCTACACCGACGCGGACGACGCGGTCACGGCCCTGTTCGGCGCGGCGCGGGGCCGCATCGACGTGATGCAGTCGCAGGTGAGCGGCACGCTGGGCTGCACCGGCGACCTGTTCGCGGAAGAGGGCTGCCCCCCGGCCCTGCAACTCCCGGTGTGGCGGGCGGCCGTGCGTGCTGTCCGCGACCGGGGCGTCACGCTGCGGCTGCTGCTCGACTACGACCCGCTGCTCCAGGCCGAGACGCTCGCCCTGCTGCGTGGCCTGCACGCCGAACTCGCCCCGCTGGGCCTGGCCGACCACGTGCAGGCCCGCTGGTACGGCACCGCGGGCGGCCTGCACACCAAGGCGGCCCTGGTCGACGGCCAGATGCTGCTGGTCGGCAGCCAGAACCTGCACTACTCCTCCTTCGGGCGGCTGGGCCTGAGCGACTACAACCTCGCCACGAGTGACGCGGGGGCTGTGGACGAATACCGGCGCATGTTCGCCTTCGAGTGGGCGCGTTCGCAGGCCATCCAGCCGCCCTGGTGGCTGCCCGCCGGCGGTGGCAGAGACACCCGACCCCAGAGGCCGGGGCCGGAGGACCTGGGCGTCCCGGCAGGCGACCCTTGA
- the proC gene encoding pyrroline-5-carboxylate reductase gives MRLAIVGVGKLGLALLEGVTSRGVMPAGEIGLFDANAARAADLAARTGARPLAAADLRYAERILVSVQPRVFPEISDWLAQENAGYISTMAGVSTASLTRRLGTKRVVRAMPNLAATIGLSQTAITAPREAEAAGDLEFARQLFGAVGDVYDLPEHLFNAFTGMSASGPAYAAVFAEALADGGVRMGLPRALAHELAAKLLVASGELLQGRAHPGLLKDEVASPGGTTIAGLEVLEAAGVRGALMRAVVEATRRGSELGKDQE, from the coding sequence ATGAGACTCGCCATCGTCGGCGTCGGGAAACTCGGCCTTGCCCTGCTGGAGGGCGTCACCTCGCGCGGCGTGATGCCCGCGGGCGAGATTGGCCTCTTTGACGCGAATGCGGCCCGCGCGGCGGACCTGGCCGCCCGCACCGGGGCACGCCCGCTGGCCGCGGCGGACCTGCGCTACGCCGAGCGCATTCTGGTGAGCGTGCAGCCGCGCGTCTTTCCCGAAATCAGCGACTGGCTCGCGCAGGAAAACGCCGGGTACATCAGCACGATGGCCGGGGTCAGCACCGCGAGCCTGACCCGCCGACTGGGCACCAAGCGCGTCGTGCGGGCGATGCCCAACCTCGCCGCCACCATCGGCCTGAGCCAGACCGCCATCACCGCCCCCCGCGAGGCCGAGGCCGCGGGCGACCTGGAGTTTGCCCGGCAGCTCTTCGGCGCGGTGGGGGACGTGTACGACCTCCCCGAACACCTCTTCAACGCCTTTACCGGCATGAGCGCTTCCGGCCCCGCCTACGCCGCCGTGTTTGCCGAGGCGCTCGCGGACGGCGGCGTCCGCATGGGCCTGCCGCGCGCCCTCGCGCACGAACTGGCGGCCAAGCTCCTCGTTGCCAGCGGCGAACTCCTCCAGGGGCGCGCGCACCCCGGCCTGCTGAAAGACGAGGTCGCCAGCCCCGGCGGCACCACCATCGCCGGGCTGGAGGTGCTGGAGGCGGCGGGCGTACGCGGCGCGCTGATGCGGGCGGTCGTGGAGGCCACCCGGCGCGGGAGCGAACTGGGTAAGGATCAGGAGTAG
- the msrA gene encoding peptide-methionine (S)-S-oxide reductase MsrA: MTSAQTGGQMQQAIFAGGCFWCTEAVMKDVRGVTKVESGYIGGHVPNPDYRSVCGGNTGHAEAVRVTFDPTQVSYKDLLGLFFATHDPTTLNRQGADVGTQYRSAVFPLNAEQERETREVMADLAAQNIFDRPLVTTIEPATEFYVAEDYHQDYYANNPRQPYCMAVIAPKVAKFRKAYSDRLRV, encoded by the coding sequence ATGACCTCAGCACAGACGGGCGGACAAATGCAGCAGGCCATCTTCGCGGGCGGGTGCTTCTGGTGTACCGAGGCCGTGATGAAGGACGTGCGCGGCGTGACGAAGGTGGAGAGCGGGTACATCGGCGGGCACGTGCCGAACCCCGATTACCGCAGCGTGTGCGGCGGCAATACCGGGCACGCCGAGGCCGTGCGCGTGACCTTCGACCCCACGCAGGTGAGCTACAAGGACCTGCTGGGCCTGTTCTTCGCCACCCACGACCCGACCACCCTCAACCGCCAGGGGGCCGACGTGGGCACGCAGTACCGCAGCGCCGTCTTCCCGCTGAATGCGGAGCAGGAGCGCGAGACGCGCGAGGTGATGGCCGACCTGGCTGCGCAGAACATCTTCGACCGGCCCCTCGTCACCACGATTGAACCCGCCACCGAGTTCTACGTGGCCGAGGACTACCACCAGGACTACTACGCCAACAACCCGCGCCAGCCCTACTGCATGGCCGTGATCGCCCCCAAGGTCGCCAAGTTCCGCAAGGCGTACAGCGACCGGCTGCGGGTGTGA